GTCGGCCTTATCAAGAGAACTAGGCGCAAAGCACAAGCTGCAATACATCAGTCCCGAGCAAACCGGACGGATGCCGGCCGAACCGGATACCCGGACAGACATATACTCGTTAGGTGCTCTGTTCTGGAGCCTTCTTACCCAACATCCCGTATTTCACGGAGAATCCCCCCTCGACGTTGTACAAGGCGTGCTCAGTCGCAGGATACCCAGCATTTCAACATTCCGAATAGATGTCCCCGAGGTGATTGGGCGTATCATCCAGAAGTGCACCGCAAAAAATGTTAATGACAGGTACTATTCCGCCAGCGGTCTTCGGCATGACCTGACctgggtgaagaagttgCTTGGGGTGGGAGATTTACAAGCTTTGAAGGACATGAAAATTGGCACCAACGACGTCTCGTCCTTTTTTAGACTGCCATCATCGATGATTGGACGGGAGCGGGAACGGGCCGAGCTCCTCAAAGTAATCGATAGAGTGGCCAAGAGACACAGTCTGGCTCTGAATGGTGCTGCCGCACATCGCCAGTCTGATGGCTCAAACGTATCGACCGAGGTGGACGCTGCCGATGTTTCGAGTGATGGAGCCAGCTCTGCCGAAGGGACGAACCGCTTTGGGACCTCAGTTACAAACAAGGATCGACGGAGCAGTCTTTATCACTCTGCTGTGGGCGTCGATTCCGTGGGCGCCTACACAGAGATCAACTCGTCTGGGGCCGTGAGACCACCCCGGCCGTGGGATCGGCAGCACAGCGTGTCTCTAAAAGAATCGGTCCAGAGCGCGGAAGCAAGCACGTCAGAACCTTCCTGGCGGAGTGCCGCGGTGGCAACCAACGGGACCGACTCTTCAGCGGCTAGCATATCCCGACCACTCGGCCCTGCAAAATATCGGAAGCAAGGCCAGTGTGAGATTGTGATGATCGAAGGTGCAGGTGGGCTCGGCAAGACCTGTCTGGTTCAGTCCGTTCTGGTGGATGCCCGCAGAATGGGCTATTGCGCAACAGCCAAGTTTGACACTGCAAGGAGGACAGCCTACGGGCCCCTCATCAAGTTGTTGTCTTCCCTTTTCCGCCAAGtctggggggagaggaacaCAGATACCCCGTTTCATCAGGCTTTGAAGCAATCCGTCCGTCCCACATGGCCCACATTGCACAAGGTGCTAGGGCTTCCTGAGCATATGCTCCCACGTCTAGATACGCCCCTTGGGAGATCATCTTCCAGTCCTCAGCCTCCGAAATCTAACAACTTGAGGAGGCGACCTTCTTCGCCAGAATTCTCTGGCGCTTCTTCAAAACTGGGAGCTTCctcggcttcttcctcggcccaAAGCACCCAAGAATTCCTTCGAGGCGGCTCAACTACCAAAGTAAACCGTCTCGCCAACATCTTCCTCGACGTTTTGCGACTATTCACACGCCACAAGTTTATCTGTTTCTGTTTGGACGACCTTCACTATGCGGACGACGAGAGTTTGGAGCTCATCACGCAGATTGTCAATGCCAAACTGCAGATGGTGCTCATAATCACTTACCGTCCAGACGAAATGTCTCCCGAAAAGCTATATACAATAACAAATCCGCCAAAGTCCGAGGATCACCTTCGGGCTTGTTACCCCATAACCACCAAAATCACGCTGGAGCCACTTAGCGAGGAAGAAATTCGAGAGTATGTCTCCACAACGCTCTCGTTACCTAAAGATCAGGTCGTCTCGCTAGCTCTCGTTCTCCAGTCAAAAACAGCAGGAAACCCCTTTTATATGAGGGAAATGCTCAGTGCTGGTCACCGCAAGAAGTGTATCTGGTATGACTACACTGAGGGCCGGTGGAAGTTTGACCTGGATCGGCTGTTTGAGCACTTCCGTGGGGAGCAAGACTACGACGTGCTTGATACAGCATTTATTACCCGTCGTCTGGGAGAGCTACCACAGGAATCGAGATCAATCCTGGCCTGGGCTGCTCTCATTGGGCAGACGTTTTCCCTCGATCTTATCGAAAAGTTGATGGAAGGCGAGTTCTACTATACCGACGACAACCAAGACGGGAGTGATGACTGCGCCATCCTTCCGCATGGGAAGCAGGACATCTTTGCAGGGCTGGAAGCTGCCATCCAGGCgtacatcatcatcccaggAGACCGGGATGACCAGTTCCGCTTCGCTCACGACAGATATATCCAGGCTGCGTCTGCGCTCAGAGAGTGTAACTCGCTCAAGATGCACTTCGTCATTGCTCGCACGCTCCTCGCGCATTTCCCCAAATTCCAAGAAAACACGGCTTCCCATATTTGCGAATCAATCGAAGTCATCAAAATGCGAATATCGGAAAGGGCACCGTTCCGAAAGGTCTTGATGGAGCGGGCAGGAGAGGCGGTCGAGAGCGGCGCGCGACCCACAGCGGCAAAGTATTACAGCAATGCTCTAGCCCTGCTGCAGTCGGACCCATGGAATGACGATGCGCCGGATGTGTCGTACGAGGAAACACTCCAGCTACATCGTCGGGCTGCTGAGTGCTTTTTGTACATGGGCCGTCCCCCCTCGGCAAACATGCTTCTGCAGACAATGATTGAGAACGCGAGGTCACCGCTTGACAAGACTCCTGCTTGGGTGCTGCAGTCGAGAATTTTTGCTCAGAGCGGTGACTCTGCCCAGGCCTTGACGTCGTTGCGGCAGTGTTTGCGGGCGTTTGGCGTCAATGTGGACGAATGTCCCACCATGAAGAAATGCGACGAGCAGTTTGAGAAGCTGTCAGTCAAGATTCAAAATATGGACCGTCAAGACGTCATGAATCCACTAGCGTCAAGCGATCCTCCACCCGAATCTCTGGTATCCCTAGGAGCCGTGTTGGCCGAGACAACAAGTGCTGGCTGGTGGAGCGATTGCGTCGTGTTCTACCAGCTTGCCCTGTTGATGGTCGAGACTCACTTTACCAAGGGTCCCTATCCGCAGTCGGGCATGGCGTTTTTGCACATGTCCATGATTGCACTCTCTCGGTTCAACATGGTAGATTTTGCGCAATCTCTGGCGAGCATCTGCTTTGATTTATTACAAAAATCATCGGACCCATTTTCCTTGGTCCGGGGCTACATGATCTACGCCAATTTCATCGGCAACATTCAAAACCTCACCGGGGCCACTGTGGAGCAGCTGGAAGCCAACGTGCTGGCGGCAGCTCCCTTGGGAGATAGAGTCTCCGTCATTCTTAGCTTTGGGCTTCTTGCTCTGCTCAAGTTCTTTGCCAGTCAGGACTGTGCCGAACTCGAGGTTTACTGCCAGTTTGCCTGCGAAGACATCCCCAGCTGGCACCTCGACACAAAGGGCGGCACGCTTCTGATAAGTGTACGCCAGCTTTGCCGCGCTCTGCAGGGAAAAACCCGAGCATCTCAACCGCTTGAGGTTATGAACGATGATCAGCACGACGCTTCGACCTACAAGAACTGGCTGAATACGCACACCAACAATGGCGGCAGGTCGCTCCTACTCTACGAGACAATGGAGATCGTACCGCTCTTCCTCTACGGACACTACGGGCGAGCCATCGAAATTGGAAAGGCGTGCTTGGAACAGGCGGAACTTTTGTGGTCCGCTCGAAACACCAGGCTAGCCATGTTCTTTTACGGCTTGGCTCTGGCCGGTACGGTGCTCCGGGAACAGCAGGACCCTCGCGAGCCACCAAAAGGGGACCCCAAGGTTCGACGTGATGAGGCGATTCGCAAGGTGGAAGAGCTCAACCGGAAGATCAAGGATTGGAAGGCTGTTCACAATGTCAACTATCTTGCCTGGTCTAAGCTCCTTGATGCTCAGGTCTCGGAGATGCTGGGCAATCATGGGATAGCCATTCGGCAATACGAGGAGGCGCTCGACCACGCGTCGGAGCATGGTTttgtgtttgaggaggcaCTTGGAAACTACCTGATGGCCAACATCTTCATTAGGAATGCTGCGAGGCGGTCGGCCAGGTCAGCCCTTCGAGATGCTGTTAGTCTGTACCGCCAGTTTGGTGCTACGGGCATTGCGGACCTCATTGAGACTGAGCACAGTATTCTTCTACATGGGCCGGCTGGCAACCTTCGAACGTGTGATGCCGGGGTTCAGACGGACTTCTTCGGCGATACAGCGTCGGTTCAGTACCGTGGTGTCGACACTGAGGAGTCGCAGCAGTCGACGCgtgcggcggtggcggcgctCAAGGGGGAGCGGATGATGGCGTGGAGAGGGTCCATGCAGCCAGAGGCGGGGGCCGGTCTGCCTGCGCTTGATATGATCGATCTACATGGCATTCTCACATCTTCGCAGGCCATCTCTTCGGTGTTGAGGGTTGATGAGCTTCTCCGGACTATGTGCTCTGTGATCTTGCAGGCTTGCAGCGGGTCTGCGACGTTTGCTGCTATTATTGTTCAGGATGAGGGCAGTGTAGATTGGTGCGTGGCTGCAAGTGGCGATTCAGAGAATGGTGCTACGGCTCATATTCCGGGTATTCCGCTCAGCGGCACCGATCTTGTGCCTGAGAACGTTATATTGTACTGCACTCGACTGCGAGAGAAGGTCTTCCTCCAGGATTTGGTCAATGACGAGAGGTTTGGCAACGTCAGCGACCAGTGGCTACGCAAGAACCCAAACAGTAAGGCTGTCATTGCTGTTCCTATTCGTCATGGGAATAGCAAGCCTCTGCTGGGGGTGCTCTATCTCGAAGGCCTCCCTGGATCGTTCACAGATCGCAACGTTACTGTGCTGGAGCTTCTTGTCGGACAAATTAGCATCAGCTACTCCAATGCCTTGTCCATGAAGTCTGTGGAGAGGGTCTCGGCTGAGAATATCTCCATGGTTGAGCTGCAGAAACAGGCTTTGGCGACAGCGATCGAGGctgaggccaaggccaagaatGCTGAAGCAGAGGCCATTCGCAATGTCAAGCTTGCTGAGGAAGCCACAAAGGCCAAGTCAATATTCCTTGCCAACGTCTCGCACGAGCTGCGCACGCCACTCAATGGTGTCATTGGCAACTCGGAACTTCTTCGTGACAGCGGCCTCAACAGAGAGCAGATGGAGATGGCGGATTCCATCAGAGTATCGGCAGATTTATTGCTCACTGTTATCAACGACATCCTCGACTTTTCACGCATGGAAGCGGACAAGATGAAGCTGTACATTATCGCCTTCAACCCGGAGGAGATGGTCCGAGAGGTGGTACGAGCAGTCTCTTACAGCAACCGGGAGAAGACGTCCAAAAAGAACGTTAAGATTGTCCAAGACATCAATCTCCCGCCTATGCTCATCTACGGAGACCCGATACGTCTGCACCAAGTACTCGGCAACCTGATAGGAAACAGTTTGAAGTTCACCGAGGACGggtccatcaccatcggcgCTCGGATCGACGAGGAGACTCTTGACAAGGCCACCTTGACGTTCTGGGTCAAGGACACGGGCATTGGTATCTCCCAGCAGCACCTCGAAAACCTGTTCCAGCCCTTCAGCCAAGCAGACGCCAGCACAGCGAGAAAGTATGGCGGTAGCGGTCTTGGGTTGAGTATCTGTAAATCCTTGATCGAGACGATGATGGAAGGCACGATCCAGCTCGAAAGCGAAGAAAACGTCGGCACCACGGCCTGGTTCACGGTTACTTTTGAAAAAGCCAAgccagaggtggtggcgggcgACGAGCAAGCTCTTGCCAATGGTGACGACGGCCTGCTCCCGGTTGAATCCGCCTACCGGCAACAACAATCAAACTCTGAAAACCCGTCCGACAGCATCACACTGACAGGCGGTTTCcaaccttcctcctcccaccctccaCTGCCCCCGGCCCCGCCAAACCTAACCCAGATCCCTAAAGATGAG
This window of the Podospora pseudoanserina strain CBS 124.78 chromosome 3, whole genome shotgun sequence genome carries:
- the CHK1 gene encoding Chk1 protein kinase (COG:T; EggNog:ENOG503NV7C), yielding MDTAARLLDEQLESPARLFERLHQISGYVWDDSRPPFHSTYDNWHIYGTRFVSPFSSGGAVPTSPAPHNSPASQPGVVGFTLPPAHRPSSRDHRPSTSSQLSEVGSERSATSPPVIPPTGSDVPVIEEPVVARVSYHVLREERTFHIFKSLIAHTDSSAERERIVKPLDIIRLPALPGDRGAVIVTVYEDPGPNYLWDVLDLGPAFYYAKKHGDGWEPSRPGHTGHKLAPPISLQHFLDFAIGSAQSLEMIHHGQGTIHGEIRGDTFHYNVETNKVKLVCLGSGLRSFEHGLTSTGWSALSRELGAKHKLQYISPEQTGRMPAEPDTRTDIYSLGALFWSLLTQHPVFHGESPLDVVQGVLSRRIPSISTFRIDVPEVIGRIIQKCTAKNVNDRYYSASGLRHDLTWVKKLLGVGDLQALKDMKIGTNDVSSFFRLPSSMIGRERERAELLKVIDRVAKRHSLALNGAAAHRQSDGSNVSTEVDAADVSSDGASSAEGTNRFGTSVTNKDRRSSLYHSAVGVDSVGAYTEINSSGAVRPPRPWDRQHSVSLKESVQSAEASTSEPSWRSAAVATNGTDSSAASISRPLGPAKYRKQGQCEIVMIEGAGGLGKTCLVQSVLVDARRMGYCATAKFDTARRTAYGPLIKLLSSLFRQVWGERNTDTPFHQALKQSVRPTWPTLHKVLGLPEHMLPRLDTPLGRSSSSPQPPKSNNLRRRPSSPEFSGASSKLGASSASSSAQSTQEFLRGGSTTKVNRLANIFLDVLRLFTRHKFICFCLDDLHYADDESLELITQIVNAKLQMVLIITYRPDEMSPEKLYTITNPPKSEDHLRACYPITTKITLEPLSEEEIREYVSTTLSLPKDQVVSLALVLQSKTAGNPFYMREMLSAGHRKKCIWYDYTEGRWKFDLDRLFEHFRGEQDYDVLDTAFITRRLGELPQESRSILAWAALIGQTFSLDLIEKLMEGEFYYTDDNQDGSDDCAILPHGKQDIFAGLEAAIQAYIIIPGDRDDQFRFAHDRYIQAASALRECNSLKMHFVIARTLLAHFPKFQENTASHICESIEVIKMRISERAPFRKVLMERAGEAVESGARPTAAKYYSNALALLQSDPWNDDAPDVSYEETLQLHRRAAECFLYMGRPPSANMLLQTMIENARSPLDKTPAWVLQSRIFAQSGDSAQALTSLRQCLRAFGVNVDECPTMKKCDEQFEKLSVKIQNMDRQDVMNPLASSDPPPESLVSLGAVLAETTSAGWWSDCVVFYQLALLMVETHFTKGPYPQSGMAFLHMSMIALSRFNMVDFAQSLASICFDLLQKSSDPFSLVRGYMIYANFIGNIQNLTGATVEQLEANVLAAAPLGDRVSVILSFGLLALLKFFASQDCAELEVYCQFACEDIPSWHLDTKGGTLLISVRQLCRALQGKTRASQPLEVMNDDQHDASTYKNWLNTHTNNGGRSLLLYETMEIVPLFLYGHYGRAIEIGKACLEQAELLWSARNTRLAMFFYGLALAGTVLREQQDPREPPKGDPKVRRDEAIRKVEELNRKIKDWKAVHNVNYLAWSKLLDAQVSEMLGNHGIAIRQYEEALDHASEHGFVFEEALGNYLMANIFIRNAARRSARSALRDAVSLYRQFGATGIADLIETEHSILLHGPAGNLRTCDAGVQTDFFGDTASVQYRGVDTEESQQSTRAAVAALKGERMMAWRGSMQPEAGAGLPALDMIDLHGILTSSQAISSVLRVDELLRTMCSVILQACSGSATFAAIIVQDEGSVDWCVAASGDSENGATAHIPGIPLSGTDLVPENVILYCTRLREKVFLQDLVNDERFGNVSDQWLRKNPNSKAVIAVPIRHGNSKPLLGVLYLEGLPGSFTDRNVTVLELLVGQISISYSNALSMKSVERVSAENISMVELQKQALATAIEAEAKAKNAEAEAIRNVKLAEEATKAKSIFLANVSHELRTPLNGVIGNSELLRDSGLNREQMEMADSIRVSADLLLTVINDILDFSRMEADKMKLYIIAFNPEEMVREVVRAVSYSNREKTSKKNVKIVQDINLPPMLIYGDPIRLHQVLGNLIGNSLKFTEDGSITIGARIDEETLDKATLTFWVKDTGIGISQQHLENLFQPFSQADASTARKYGGSGLGLSICKSLIETMMEGTIQLESEENVGTTAWFTVTFEKAKPEVVAGDEQALANGDDGLLPVESAYRQQQSNSENPSDSITLTGGFQPSSSHPPLPPAPPNLTQIPKDELRICIAEDNAINAKIAMQYMQRLGYPNVDTYENGLKAVEGLREKAKEGRPYHIILMDVQMPVLDGYEATKLLRTDELESVRKVLVIAMTASAIQGDREKCLAAGMNDYLAKPVRGEVLKRKLEAYLGAGGTTPASGGPVNVASAAVGGVVGNGVEKKKVAGGEVEDEKTVEVDGERDKTEVKGKGDERDKGGGGGH